In one bacterium genomic region, the following are encoded:
- a CDS encoding ATP-grasp domain-containing protein, translated as MRIAILHDEVPPGAPADVADALVQARHVATVLKRLGHAPVAVPVTLDLPALQQTLADLRPDLAFNLVEAPAGQGRLIHLLPSWLDALGLPYTGSPAEAIFLTSHKLLAKRQMVAEGLPTPPWAGAGAPARGVFIIKSVWEHASIGLTRESVVEVRGAGELARAVRAAERRLGRECFAEAFIAGREFSLSLLAGAAGPAVLPPAEMVFGGYAADEPHVVDYAEKWGDAERATRRFRFPRRDAPLLAPLLARLRELARRCWECFGLRGYARVDFRVDEAGEPWVLEVNTNPCLAPDAGFAAAVKRAGLTMGQAVERILADT; from the coding sequence ATGCGAATTGCCATTCTCCATGATGAGGTCCCCCCAGGCGCGCCGGCCGATGTTGCGGATGCGCTCGTGCAGGCCCGGCATGTCGCCACGGTGCTCAAGCGGTTGGGGCATGCCCCAGTTGCCGTGCCGGTGACGCTGGACCTGCCCGCCCTGCAGCAGACCCTCGCCGACCTGCGACCGGACCTCGCGTTCAACCTCGTCGAGGCCCCGGCGGGCCAGGGCCGCCTGATCCACCTGCTCCCCTCGTGGCTGGACGCGCTGGGACTGCCCTACACCGGCTCCCCCGCTGAGGCCATCTTCCTGACCTCCCACAAGCTCCTGGCCAAGCGGCAGATGGTTGCGGAGGGCCTCCCGACACCGCCCTGGGCCGGTGCCGGCGCTCCGGCGCGGGGCGTCTTCATCATCAAGTCCGTCTGGGAGCACGCCTCCATCGGCCTGACGCGCGAGTCGGTGGTCGAAGTCCGAGGTGCCGGGGAGTTGGCGAGGGCCGTGCGCGCCGCCGAGCGTCGTCTGGGCCGGGAGTGCTTCGCCGAGGCCTTCATCGCCGGGCGCGAGTTCAGCCTGTCCCTGCTGGCCGGCGCCGCTGGTCCAGCAGTCCTCCCCCCGGCGGAGATGGTCTTCGGTGGCTACGCCGCCGACGAGCCGCACGTGGTGGACTATGCCGAGAAGTGGGGGGACGCCGAGCGCGCCACCCGTCGCTTCCGCTTCCCGCGGCGCGATGCGCCCCTGCTTGCGCCCCTGCTTGCGCGCCTGCGCGAGCTGGCCCGGCGGTGTTGGGAGTGCTTCGGTCTGCGGGGCTATGCACGGGTGGACTTCCGGGTGGATGAGGCCGGTGAGCCGTGGGTGCTGGAGGTCAACACCAACCCGTGCCTCGCCCCGGATGCGGGCTTCGCAGCGGCAGTGAAGCGGGCGGGCCTGACGATGGGGCAAGCCGTGGAGCGGATTCTGGCGGACACCTAG
- a CDS encoding beta-propeller fold lactonase family protein — protein MRYGWRCLSVGCVLVVLLLAGLSTPPGALGNYHSPTALALSPDGQTLYVADQTQDAVATVAVATGKVTGTIPVTDPRALALSPDGRTLYVASGDRDEVVKIDVTSRRIVARAEAHRQPAGLTLSADGRTLYCGNQFSDDVLVYEAASLKRTARLPAVREPRFCALTPDGKTLAVANHLPLGSNLDDGLGAVLSLVDLTGGSGTTQVLLAHGATDVGQVVCSADGRYAFVVHVLARWLVPPTQLERGWIATNALTIVDLTQRQRVNTVLLDDLDRGAANPWALALSPDGKTLYSTHAGTDEVQVMDTAKLLKLVTERPANSPTALEDDLTAVYRAGVRQRVACGGIGPRAVVATNDGAFVANYFSGTVTRLSAQGRVTQTVALGTQPPEDEIRQGERLFNSAQVCFQNWQSCATCHPDGRTDGLAWDLMNDGLGNPKNAKSLLLSGRTPPVMAHGVRDNMEVAVASGYKYILFHVPTAEELAATSAYIETLPSARSPYRTRDGKLSAAALRGKAIFERQDVACATCHPAPLFTDLKAYDVGTKGPFDSRADFDTPTLVEMFRSAPYLHDGSAVTLREVLVEHNKGDKHGVTSKLKERELQDLIEYLLSL, from the coding sequence ATGAGGTACGGTTGGCGCTGTCTGTCTGTCGGCTGCGTACTCGTGGTGCTGCTGCTCGCCGGGCTGTCAACGCCACCGGGGGCGCTCGGCAACTATCACTCCCCGACGGCCCTGGCCCTGTCGCCGGACGGCCAGACGCTGTATGTGGCCGACCAGACGCAGGATGCGGTCGCGACGGTGGCGGTGGCGACGGGGAAGGTCACCGGCACGATCCCGGTCACCGACCCGCGCGCGCTGGCCCTGTCGCCCGACGGCAGAACCCTCTATGTCGCCAGCGGCGACCGGGACGAGGTCGTCAAGATAGATGTGACCTCGCGGCGGATTGTCGCGCGGGCCGAGGCGCACCGGCAACCTGCCGGCCTGACGCTGTCCGCCGACGGCCGGACCCTCTACTGCGGCAACCAGTTCAGTGACGATGTGCTCGTCTACGAGGCCGCGAGCCTGAAGCGCACGGCGCGCCTGCCGGCCGTGCGCGAGCCGCGCTTCTGCGCCCTGACCCCGGACGGCAAGACGCTGGCCGTGGCGAATCACTTGCCGCTGGGGTCGAACCTGGATGACGGGCTGGGCGCGGTGTTGTCGCTGGTGGACCTCACCGGCGGCAGCGGTACGACACAGGTGCTGCTGGCCCACGGCGCCACCGATGTGGGCCAGGTCGTGTGCTCGGCGGACGGGCGCTATGCCTTCGTCGTCCACGTGCTGGCGCGGTGGCTGGTGCCGCCGACGCAACTGGAGCGCGGCTGGATCGCCACCAACGCCCTGACCATCGTGGACCTGACCCAGCGGCAGCGCGTGAACACGGTGCTGCTTGACGACCTCGACCGCGGGGCGGCCAACCCCTGGGCCCTGGCGCTCAGCCCCGACGGCAAGACGCTCTACTCCACCCACGCCGGCACCGACGAAGTCCAGGTCATGGACACGGCCAAGCTACTGAAGCTCGTGACCGAGCGGCCGGCGAACAGCCCCACGGCGCTGGAGGATGACCTGACGGCCGTGTACCGGGCGGGGGTGCGGCAGCGCGTGGCATGCGGGGGCATCGGCCCGCGGGCGGTCGTCGCCACGAACGACGGGGCGTTCGTCGCCAACTACTTTTCAGGGACCGTGACGCGGCTGTCGGCGCAAGGCCGGGTGACGCAGACCGTGGCGCTGGGGACCCAGCCGCCGGAGGACGAGATCCGACAGGGAGAGAGGCTCTTCAACTCCGCGCAGGTCTGCTTCCAGAACTGGCAGTCGTGCGCGACTTGCCACCCGGATGGCCGCACCGACGGCCTGGCCTGGGACCTGATGAACGACGGCCTGGGCAACCCCAAGAACGCCAAGTCGCTGCTGCTGTCGGGGCGCACGCCGCCGGTGATGGCCCACGGCGTGCGGGACAACATGGAGGTGGCGGTGGCCTCGGGCTACAAGTACATCCTCTTCCATGTCCCGACCGCCGAGGAACTGGCGGCGACCTCGGCCTACATCGAGACGCTGCCTTCGGCCCGCAGCCCCTACCGCACGCGCGACGGGAAGCTGTCGGCGGCCGCCCTCCGGGGCAAGGCGATCTTCGAGCGCCAGGACGTCGCCTGCGCCACCTGCCACCCCGCGCCGCTGTTCACCGACCTGAAGGCCTACGATGTGGGCACGAAGGGGCCGTTCGACAGCCGCGCCGACTTCGATACGCCGACGTTGGTGGAGATGTTCCGCAGCGCCCCGTATCTGCACGACGGCAGTGCCGTGACGCTGCGCGAGGTGCTCGTCGAGCACAACAAGGGCGACAAGCATGGCGTGACCTCGAAGCTGAAGGAAAGGGAGCTACAGGACCTCATTGAGTACCTCCTGTCGCTATAG